One window of the Perca flavescens isolate YP-PL-M2 chromosome 5, PFLA_1.0, whole genome shotgun sequence genome contains the following:
- the tor2a gene encoding prosalusin, with protein MLAILSVLFLCLSNPVCGVFQKLYCSISESCECDFKPNIRDLEWDLYKNVYGQHLAQEIVSEEVARFLKNKSPERPLVLSFHGSSGTGKTLVSSMLGNHLYGSAMSSPYIHQFVPTLHFSLPDRVKEYREELKSWVQGNLTECARSVFFFEEMEKMPPGLIDVLEPFLGPSHIVFRTNYRKAIYIFIGTTGEEVIKKLALESRQAGRDREEIKLAELEEAIARAVYNSTTSGFFQSSIIQQKLIERYVPFLPLSRRHVERCVHSQLCQRGSCGRSDVVEAVGGDMIYSPVQGQYFSSTGCKAVPAKINLFL; from the exons ATGTTGGCCATcctgtctgtgctgtttttaTGTCTTTCTAATCCGGTCTGTGGCGTTTTTCAGAAACTTTACTGCAGCATATCAGAAAGCTGTGAGTGCGACTTTAAGCCAAATATCAGAG ACCTGGAGTGGGATCTCTATAAGAATGTTTACGGACAACATCTGGCCCAGGAAATTGTGTCGGAGGAGGTGGCCAGGTTCTTAAAGAATAAAAGCCCTGAGCGGCCCCTGGTGCTGTCCTTCCATGGCTCCTCTGGGACGGGAAAGACACTCGTCAGCTCCATGCTGGGAAATCACCTGTACGGCTCGGCGATGAGCAGCCCGTACATCCACCAGTTTGTTCCCACGCTGCACTTCTCCTTACCTGACCGGGTAAAGGAGTACAGG GAGGAGTTGAAGAGCTGGGTGCAGGGCAACCTGACGGAGTGCGCTCGCTCCGTCTTCTTTTTCGAGGAGATGGAGAAGATGCCTCCGGGTCTCATCGACGTCTTGGAGCCCTTCCTGGGTCCTTCCCACATTGTGTTTCGCACTAACTACCGCAAGGCTATCTACATCTTCATTgg CACTACAGGAGAGGAGGTGATTAAAAAATTGGCTCTGGAGAGCCGGCAGGCCGGACGGGACAGGGAGGAGATCAAGTTGGCCGAGTTGGAGGAAGCCATCGCACGGGCGGTTTACAACAGCACAACAA GTGGCTTCTTCCAGTCCAGCATCATCCAGCAGAAGCTCATCGAGCGCTACGTTCCATTCCTGCCGCTGAGCCGACGCCacgtggagcgctgcgtccacTCGCAGCTCTGCCAGCGGGGCAGCTGCGGCCGCAGTGACGTGGTGGAGGCAGTAGGGGGCGACATGATCTACAGCCCCGTTCAGGGACAGTACTTCTCCAGCACCGGCTGTAAGGCCGTCCCCGCCAAAATCAACCTCTTCCTGTGA